One genomic window of Myxococcales bacterium includes the following:
- a CDS encoding DUF2786 domain-containing protein, whose protein sequence is MRELVEHHRLLNASLFRGALTTPRVELVPVESRLGRWVPSSRTIEISSSLVVREPWGTVVEVLKHEMAHQYMSERHGDLDETAHGPVFRELCARLAIDGRATGLPDATDPASDRIASRVARLLALAESPNVHEAEAAMLAAQRLLLKHNLDLSAARAARGHSFRHLGRPTGRVTEAERALSLILAHHFFVECIWIPVYRPLEGKRGSVLEVCGTPENLEIAEYVHGYLLRTAERLWAEHKRARGLPGDADRRRFLAGVMHGMLEKLGRDAMAQQEDGLVWVRDADLHGYYRRRHPHVRHVRSAGERRTAAYAEGREAGRGIEIHKGIKGQAASPRLLNAKP, encoded by the coding sequence CTGCGCGAGCTGGTCGAGCACCATCGGCTCCTCAACGCGTCGCTCTTCCGTGGGGCGCTCACCACACCGCGCGTGGAGCTGGTCCCCGTCGAGAGCCGGCTCGGGCGGTGGGTGCCGTCGTCCCGGACCATCGAGATCTCGAGCTCCCTCGTCGTGCGCGAGCCTTGGGGCACGGTCGTCGAGGTGCTGAAGCACGAGATGGCGCACCAGTACATGAGCGAGCGCCACGGCGATCTGGACGAGACCGCGCACGGCCCCGTGTTCCGCGAGCTCTGCGCGCGCCTCGCGATCGACGGGCGGGCCACGGGGCTACCCGACGCGACCGACCCGGCCTCGGACCGCATCGCCTCGCGGGTCGCGCGCCTGCTCGCCCTCGCCGAGAGCCCGAACGTGCACGAGGCCGAGGCGGCCATGCTCGCGGCGCAGCGGCTCCTGCTGAAGCACAACCTCGACCTCTCGGCAGCACGCGCGGCTCGCGGCCACTCATTTCGGCACCTGGGCCGGCCCACGGGGCGGGTCACCGAGGCAGAGCGCGCGCTCTCGCTCATCCTCGCGCACCACTTCTTCGTCGAGTGCATCTGGATCCCTGTCTACAGGCCGCTGGAGGGGAAGCGCGGCAGCGTCCTCGAGGTGTGCGGCACGCCGGAGAACCTGGAGATCGCCGAGTACGTCCACGGGTACCTGCTCCGCACCGCCGAGCGCCTCTGGGCCGAGCACAAGCGCGCGCGCGGCCTGCCCGGCGACGCCGACCGACGCCGCTTCCTCGCCGGGGTCATGCACGGAATGCTCGAGAAGCTCGGCCGCGACGCCATGGCCCAACAGGAGGACGGCCTGGTGTGGGTGCGAGACGCCGACCTCCACGGCTACTACCGCCGACGCCACCCGCACGTGCGCCACGTGCGCTCGGCCGGGGAGCGCCGCACCGCCGCCTACGCCGAGGGCCGCGAGGCGGGGCGCGGTATCGAAATTCATAAGGGAATCAAGGGGCAAGCGGCAAGCCCACGGCTCCTCAACGCGAAGCCGTGA